One genomic window of Blastopirellula retiformator includes the following:
- a CDS encoding MinD/ParA family ATP-binding protein produces the protein MDRHFPDQASLLRMLARQNANSVGSPSVPLAVLYGAERNVGVTTLALNLGAAIAESGRRVVVVDLDFESDGLAQLCGQEAVASIGDLASSRVDLHESFLPGIHGALLLPTLAEPGSIHATSEAALERLTDQLQRLGRHADVVLIDAGSRPTPLAELLWRRADHFVLTASSARSSLTAGYAAIRHLLESASRGSFGLLLNRVSAAQPDEPIIEGFNRVCQLYAGTTAIGVGAIRYALEVSAAQASSDAFCVRYPQSAVAVDLAHAAKRFTSLLQSAVTAQSTRRAA, from the coding sequence ATGGACCGTCACTTTCCTGATCAGGCGTCGCTGCTAAGAATGCTTGCACGTCAAAACGCCAACTCCGTCGGCTCGCCCAGCGTGCCGCTCGCCGTCCTGTATGGCGCCGAGCGTAACGTCGGCGTGACGACGCTCGCGCTAAACCTAGGCGCCGCGATTGCGGAGTCGGGGCGGCGCGTGGTGGTGGTTGATCTCGATTTCGAAAGCGACGGTCTGGCTCAGCTGTGCGGCCAAGAGGCGGTCGCGTCGATTGGCGATCTGGCCAGTTCGCGGGTCGACTTGCACGAGTCGTTCCTGCCGGGCATCCATGGCGCGTTGCTCTTGCCGACGCTGGCCGAACCCGGCTCGATCCATGCGACCAGCGAAGCGGCGCTAGAGCGTCTGACCGATCAACTGCAGCGGCTGGGCCGTCATGCCGACGTCGTGTTGATCGACGCCGGCAGTCGTCCGACTCCACTGGCCGAGCTGCTCTGGCGCCGGGCGGATCACTTTGTGTTGACCGCTTCTTCGGCCCGCAGTTCGCTGACGGCCGGCTATGCGGCGATCCGCCACCTGCTAGAGAGCGCTTCGCGCGGCAGCTTTGGGCTGCTGCTGAACCGCGTTTCGGCGGCGCAGCCGGACGAACCGATCATTGAAGGCTTCAATCGAGTCTGCCAGCTGTATGCCGGCACGACCGCGATTGGCGTCGGAGCTATCCGCTACGCTCTGGAAGTGAGCGCAGCGCAAGCGTCAAGCGACGCGTTTTGCGTTCGCTATCCCCAGTCGGCGGTCGCCGTCGACTTGGCGCATGCGGCCAAACGATTTACTTCGTTGCTGCAAAGCGCCGTAACCGCACAATCAACCCGCCGCGCGGCATAA
- the flhF gene encoding flagellar biosynthesis protein FlhF, translating into MDIKTFRAKSMPEALELIRKELGPDAAVLHTRTTPSRGLAGLLGRREFELAASTSVPVKSRFSVDSPAVPTTPTPSEEFIAKRFEVELPATTPDIHPPADAEDHSQRLVDGLVDDQGESILEALSSYAGQSLRNYSPIVAQLYDELLAAEVSPQIAAQLAGHLEEIAAVSHERDLRQRMHQLLAATFRVGADLESPNHGPLRIALVGPTGVGKTTTIAKLAARTRFTQKLRVGLITIDTYRIAAVDQLRAYAEIMDLPMRVVSSPAEMRDAVDHLADCDRIFIDTAGRSPRDAVQLQQLQSVLKAAETDVRYLLLAATTGNRSLQDAERRFASINPTAIITTKLDEVESLGAMFNLMNRTTLPISYVTNGQDVPHSIAVASADELAKQLI; encoded by the coding sequence ATGGACATCAAGACATTTCGCGCCAAATCGATGCCCGAAGCGCTCGAGCTCATTCGCAAAGAGCTGGGGCCGGACGCCGCCGTATTGCACACGCGAACGACGCCGAGTCGCGGCCTGGCGGGATTGCTCGGTCGTCGCGAGTTTGAACTGGCGGCATCGACCAGCGTGCCGGTAAAGAGCCGATTTTCGGTCGATTCGCCCGCCGTTCCGACGACGCCCACGCCGTCCGAAGAGTTCATCGCCAAGCGGTTTGAAGTCGAGCTTCCGGCAACGACTCCGGACATCCACCCTCCAGCCGACGCCGAAGATCACTCGCAACGTCTGGTCGACGGCCTGGTCGACGATCAGGGAGAGTCGATCCTCGAAGCGCTATCCAGCTACGCCGGACAATCGCTACGGAACTACTCGCCAATCGTCGCTCAACTGTATGACGAGCTGTTGGCGGCCGAGGTCTCGCCGCAAATCGCCGCCCAGTTGGCGGGTCATCTGGAGGAGATCGCCGCCGTCTCGCACGAACGTGATCTGCGCCAACGGATGCACCAGTTATTGGCCGCCACGTTTCGCGTTGGCGCCGACCTGGAGAGCCCGAATCACGGACCGCTGCGAATCGCGCTGGTCGGTCCGACCGGCGTCGGCAAAACGACCACCATCGCCAAGCTGGCGGCCCGCACTCGCTTCACGCAAAAATTACGCGTTGGCCTGATCACGATCGATACGTATCGTATCGCCGCGGTTGACCAACTGCGGGCCTACGCCGAGATCATGGACTTGCCGATGCGGGTCGTCTCGTCGCCAGCCGAGATGCGCGACGCGGTCGACCACCTGGCCGATTGCGATCGGATTTTCATCGACACCGCAGGACGTAGTCCCCGCGACGCCGTTCAACTGCAACAGCTGCAGTCGGTGCTGAAAGCGGCGGAAACCGACGTTCGTTACCTGCTGCTGGCGGCCACGACCGGCAATCGTTCGCTGCAGGACGCCGAGCGCCGCTTCGCGTCGATCAATCCTACCGCGATCATTACTACCAAACTAGATGAAGTCGAGTCGCTCGGAGCGATGTTCAACTTGATGAATCGTACGACGCTGCCGATCAGCTACGTCACCAATGGGCAAGACGTACCGCATTCGATCGCCGTCGCGTCGGCGGATGAACTCGCCAAACAATTGATTTAA